DNA from Candidatus Omnitrophota bacterium:
TACCGGCTTCAAAGCCCCTGGGAAATCATCGTCTATTTGATCCTGGGAGTGTTGTCCGCCTTCGCCGCCGTGGCGTTCATATGGTCATTGCACAAATCGGAGGCGTTCTGGGAACGGGTTAAAAGTCCGGGATGGTGCAAGCCGGCATTGGGCGGGCTACTGGTGGGGTTGATAGGTGTGTATTTCCCCCAGGTTTTCAGTTCCGGGTTTTCGACGATTGAAGACGCCTTGCACGGCAATGTACCGTTGTTCCTTTTATTGATGTTAATTTTTTTGAAGATAGCGGCGACGGCCATTTCCATCGGATCCGGCAGTTCCGGGGGCGTTTTCGCTCCCGCCCTCTTTATTGGAGCCGTTCTGGGGGGATCCGTCGGGAGACTTCTTTCGCACTCGGTGGCCTTCCCGATGGAAAATTCGGGGGCTTATGCCCTTGTCGGGATGGCCTGCGTTTTTGCCGCATGCGCCCATGCCCCTGTCACGGCCATCTTGATCGTGTTCGAAATGACAAGCAATTATCATTTGATCCTCCCGATCATGGCGGCTGTTGTAGTGGCCACGTCCGTCTCCCAGTTCCTGCATCGTGATTCGATTTATACGGTCAAACTCAAACAGCAGGGCATAGATATCGGATTTCTGGAAGAGGCGAGGATATTGGGCGGTTTACAGGTCGGGGATGCGATGGGGCAAGACTTTGAGACAGCCCTCAATACTCTTCCGGCCCAGGAACTGATCGCCAAGTTTTCCAGCCGGACCGGGAAAACCGTCTTTGTCACGGATGCCAAGGGGAACATCACAGGGATGATCGATTATCAGGAAGTGCAGAGATTTTTATTTGAAGATAACATTCAGATGATTTTGGTTGATGACGTGGCGCTCCCTGTCCGCGAGCGGTGTTTCGCGACAGACCCATTAAGCGACGCTGCGTTGCAAATGGCTTCTTCCCATGTTTCCCATCTGCCGGTGATGGATCCCGAGACGCCGACGAAAGTCGTGGGGGTTTTACATTCGGAGGACATCCTGAGAGTTTATTCCAATGAAATCCTTCGCCGCACTGAAATCGAACACAGGGCGGGGCTGGAAGGAACTTTGCCGGAGGATGTCACGACAGTCCCTTTTGTGATTTCGCCCAGTTCGCAATTGGTAAACAAATTGATCCGGGATGTTGATCTTCCCCCGGGGATACGTTTCAATTCCGTCAAGAGAGGGAAAAAATTGCTGATCCCTCATGGGGAGATGCCCCTTTGCGCAAAAGACCGGATCTGGGCGGTTCTTCCCCTTGCGCAGAGGGAGGATTTTCAGCGGTGGCTCAAGCTTCAAGAAAGGCCATCCGTGGAGAAATCCTCCGGGTGATTTGCGGCTGTCAGGTTTATTTTCTAAAAAATGGTTTGGAAAGCGGCTGGAGACGTGATATTTTAAATTCAGGGACAAAGGATTGACCCATGTCTGAATCTCACGACAATCCGGAGATGTTCAAAGACGGCGAACCGTGCCGTCCGAACCGCACGCCTGAAGACATGCTGGGGTTGTTCCCGTCCCAGGGCGCCGGCGAGTACGTGCAGTTTCTCCAGGATGTCCAGGCGTCCCTGTCGTCATTCCTCCCCGCGCAGAAGAATTCTTCCCCGCGATTCAAAAATTTGTAATTTCCCGGGTTTTTCCTTTTATGCCCCCTTCCAGCGAGCAGGTCCGAAAAAGCTTACGCGCGTCGCTTTGGGACGGCGTGTTTACCAGCGGCATGGTGGGCTTCACCCAGGATTACTTTATCCCGTTTTTGCTGCTGCTGGGGGCCCCTGCCAAGTATGTCGCTCTCTTGAGCTCTCTCCCGAATTTTGTCGCGGCCCTGGTCCAGCTTAAAAGTCCCGACATCACCGAGCATTGCGGTTCCCGCAAGAAAATCATCAACCTGTTCGTTTTTTTGCAGGCCGCTGTCCTGTTGCCGATGGCGTTTACGGCTTTCTGCGGCGGGACTCACCCGATGGCCTTCATCCTGATGGTCACGGTCTTCACAGCCGCCGGCGCGTTTGCCACGCCGGCCTGGGGCAGCCTGATGTCGGACCTGGTCCCGGAGAAAAAACGGGGGGAATATTTCGGCTGGAGGAACAAGATCCTGGGGTTTGTGGTGGTGGGGATGAGTTTTACCGCCGGAGCCGTCCTTCACGAAATCGACAAGATCAATATTTTCTACGGTTTTGCCGCGATTTACGCGTGCGCCAGCCTGTTCCGGTTTGTCTCGTGGTATTTCCTGACGCGGATGTACGAGCCGCCCCAGCAGCACCGCAAGGAGCATTATTTCAATATCGTCATGTTCCTGGCCAGGATCCGGGAAAGCAATTTCGCGAAGTTCGTGCTGTTTGTGGCCATGCTCAATTTCTCGGTGAATCTCGCGTCCCCGTTTTTCCCGGTTCTGATGCTGCGAGAACTCCATTTCAATTATCTGCTGTTCTCGGTGGTGACCGTTTCCGCCACGCTGACCATCTATCTCCTGATGGGGCGGTGGGGGCGCCTCGCCGACCAGGTCGGCAACCTCAAGGTCCTCCGGTTCACGGCGCCCATCATCGCGATGATCCCGTTCTGGTGGATCATTAACCGGCATCCGGCTTTTTTGATCGTGGCCCAGATCGTTTCCGGCTTTGCCTGGGCCGGATTCAACCTCTGCGCGTCAAACTTCATCTATGACGCGGTCACGCCTGAGAAGAGGACTCGCTGCATCGCTTATTTTAACGTGCTCAACGGGCTGGCGCTTTGCGCCGGGGCTTTGCTGGGAGGTTTTCTGCTGGACCGGCTGCCGCCTTTGATGGGTTATAAAATTCTGGCGTTGTTCGCCGTCTCCGGCTGCCTGCGCATGGCCGTCGCCCTTTTGATGCCGCCTTTGATCAAGGAAGTCCGGACCGTTCAGAAAATCTCCAGCGAACGGCTGTTCTTCAGCATGATCGGCATGCGGCCGCTTTTGGGCATTGAGCGAAAGACGATCCAGTACGAGGGATAGCCGCGGCCCCCGCGGCTGTCAAGCCTTCTTCTTGAGATACAGGCGGGTCAATTCTTCCGTGAGGTATTTGAACGCGGAATCCACGTCGTCAAAGACGCGGAACAAATCCAGGTCTTCTTTACTGATCACGCCCCACCTCTGCATGGCCTGGAAGTCCAGGATGTCATTCCAGTAATCTTTCCCGTAGAGAACGATCGGCATGTATTTTTTGGATTTTTTGGTCTGCACGATGGTCAGCAGTTCAAAAAATTCGTCCAGGGTTCCGAACCCGCCTGGAAAAACGATGAGGGCCTTGGCCATATAGAAGAACCAGAATTTGCGGATGAAAAAGTAGTGGAACTCAAAGGAGATGTCCCTGGTCTGGTAAGGGTTGGGGACCTGCTCGAAGGGGAGGCTGATGTTGAGCCCGATCGTCGGACCGCCGGCCTGGTGGGCGCCCCGGTTGGCGGCCTCCATGATGCCCGGTCCGCCGCCGGAGCAGACGATGAAGCGGTAGCAGGGGTCGGCCAGATCGTTGGACCACCGCGTGATCTTCTCCGCAAGTTTCACAGCGTCATCATAATAGCGTGACAGCTTGACCGCGCTTTTAGCGTCTTCCACCTGCTGTTTGATCTCGGCAGAGGGGTTCCGGCGTTCCGCGGCCAGGGCTTCGACCTGTTTCAGTTTTTGCTGGGCGATCTCCTTCGGAAGGGTCCGGGCCGAGCCGAACATGACGACCGTGTCCCTGATCTTGTGCTGCCGGAACCTGGCCTCGGGCTCGATCATTTCGCACAGGACCCGGATCAGCCGGGCCTGAGCGCTTTTTAGGAAGTTGACGTTTTCATAGGATTTCTGGAATTTGGAAGGGGAAGGACTGCCGGTTTTGGGCGTGGTCATGGGGTCTCCTGGTTGAGCTTCAAAAAAATTATATCAGAGCCGCGGAGGTTTGCCACGAATTTCCTGACCTTCGTGATAGGATATCCTGGCAGATCTTCGCCGCTGCCAGGAAAGTGCTTGTCGCGGGCGGGGCTTCAGTATAAAATAACTCTCATTGTGAGATCGTGAGCGTTCATTTTTGCGGAGACAAACAATCCATGAAAATTTTGAAGATGATCGGCGTGATGGCCGTTGTTTTGGTCTTGATCCTCTGTCTCGGGGCCGTGGCCTTCATCAAGACGCTGAATGTCAATAAATACAAACCGCAGATCGTTTCCGCCCTGTCCGGCGCGCTGGGCCGGGACGTGGATTTCCGCAACGCTGGTCTGGAGATCTCCTGGCGGGGCGGGGTCCGGCTCCGGATCCAGGACCTGGCGATCCGAGAGGAAGCAGGTGTCGCCGAGGGGGATTTCCTCCGCGTCAAAGAGATCTTTTTGAGCCTGGACGTTGCCGCGTATCTTCTGCAAAAAGAGATCAAGGCGCAGGACATTGATATCCAGGGCTTCCAGCTGATCCTCGCCCGCCGTCCTAACGGGATGTTGAACGTTCAGACCATCGGCCAGAAGCCGGGCGCGCCTTCTCCGGCATCTGCCGTTTCCCCGGCCGGAAGCCCTCCGGCGGCTGCGCCCTCAAAATCCGCGGAAATCCCTGCGATCCACGTCCATAAGATCGGGCTTGAGGGCGGGACCATCGTCCTGATGGACCAAACCTCCGACCCGGCGCTGACCGTTGAGGTTTCCCGGATCGACCTGACGATCCGTGAATTTTCCACCGACAAGCCGTTTGACGTGTCCTTCCAGGCTGCGGTCTGGAGCGAACTGCCGAATATTTCGGTCAACGGCACGCTGGCTTTGGACCTCGCCCGGCAAAGGGTGGAAGCGCCGTCGTTGAAATTGTCCTTAAACTTTTCCTCGATGAATGTGGAGAAGATCAACAGCGCCTTAAAATTTTTTAAAGGGGCGCCGCTGGCGGAAACTCTGGGCGGGGTGCTGGAGGTGGAGCTGAAGAATGTCGCGGCCGGGACCGGAGGGATTGAAAAAATGTTCGGCGACATCCTTCTCAAACAGGGCCAGGCCAGGATCAAAGATCCTGTTTCGGGGCTGGCCCTGGATGTCCCCGACATCAATCTCTCGATCATGAATTTTTCTTTGGCGGAACCGTTCCGGTTTGTATTAAAAATGGCCTGCCTGTCCAGCCAATCCAATGTCACCTGGGAAGGCAAGGCCATGGTGGACCTTGAATCCGGGAAAGCGGACATCAAGGACGCGACGTTGACCACAGACCTGTCGTCCATTTCTTTGGAAAAATTGCGGGCTTCCTCGCCCGCGCTGAAAGATATGAAACTTCCGGACATTCTGCAGGGCAAGGCGGTCGTTACCCTGCATGAGGCCGGGGTCGGCGCCCAAGGGCTGGAATCCTTGAACCTGGACGCCGCCCTCACGGAAGGACGGGTGGTCATTAAAGACGCGTCTCCGGGGGTCACATTGGATGTTTCCCTTTTAGATGCGAGCGTGAAGCATTTGACCCTTGAGAATAAGCCGTTCGCGTTCAAAGTGTCCTCGGCCGTTTGGGGAAAACTGCCCAGCGTCACCGCCGACGGATATTTGCGGCTGGACACGGCGGCTCAAAAAGTTTTGCTGGAGGACTCGAAGGTCAACGTGGACCTGTCCCAAATTTCCATGGACCAGGTGAAATCTTCGGTCGCGGCCCTGAAAGACGTCCCTTTGCCGGAAAACCTCCGGGGGCAGCTCCGCTTGAGCATCAAAAATCTGGCCGCGGGGCCGCAAGGGATCGGGGAGGTATTGGCCAGCGGGGAACTTTTCAGCGGGTCTGTGAAGTTGCCCCAGCTCGCCGTGCCGGTTGAGAACATCAAAGCGAAATTCAATGCCGCGGACAACGATTTGACCATCGATGACATGTCGGCCGCCATCGGGAAAAAGGGGACCGTCACGGCCAAGGCCACGGTCAAGGATTTCCTGGGTGCGCAGAATTTTCATCTGGAGGCCCAGGCCAAGGCGGTCCGGATCGAGGAGGTCATGGACCAGTCCAAGCAGCCGGTCAAGGCCGAGGGCGCGGTGTTTGCCACTGTCAAGGCCGACGGTTCAAATTTGAGTTCCCCGGACATGCTCAAGGCCGTCACGGCCGAGGCCCAGGCCGAGGTGAGGGGCGGCCGGCTGAAGGATCTGAATGTGCTCAAGGCCGTGCTGGATGCCGCCGGGGTGGTGCCGGGCATGTCCGAAAAACTGGAGGCGTCCCTGCCCGAAGAATATAAGGCCAAATTGCAGAACAAGGACACGGAGATCTCCCGGGCGCAGTTGTCGGCGACGATGAAGGACGGCCAGGTCTCGATCGCTCCTCTGGATGCCGAGGCCGACGGATTTTTGTTCAAGGGGCAGGGCACGGCGGACGTCGCGCAATCCTACGCGATCGACGGTTCGGTCCTGGTGGCCAATGATTTATCGATGGCCATGGCGGGCGTTGTCCCGGAGCTTCAATATTTCTACAATGACCGGCAGGAAATTGCGTTTCTCCTGAAATTCTGGGGCCAGGGGCCGCAGTTCAAGTTTTCCGTGGACATCAAGGCGGTCACCAAGAACGCGATCATGAACAAGGGGAAAGAAGAATTCCGGAAAGTTTTGGACAAAGTGCTGGGGACGGAAGAGGAGAACCCCCAAACGGCCCCGGAGGGGGGGCAGCCCCGGCAGCCGGCAAACACGGAAAAACGCCCTGAAGAGCAGATCCTTGAGGGGATATTGGATTCCATTTTCAAGTAGAAGGAGTTCGGCATGAACGTCGCGGTCATCGGCGCGTCGGACAAAACCGACCGATATTCGTACAAGGCCGTCAAGCTTGCGCAGGAGAAGGGGCACCGGGTCTATCCGGTTCACCAGAGGATCAAGCAGATCGAGGGTTTGTCCGTGTATCTTTCCATCCGCGATATTGTGGACCCGATTGACACGGTGTCGCTCTATGTCGCGGCCGACATATCGACGAAAATCGGCGAGGACATCCTGGCTAAAAAACCGCGCCGGATCATTTTTAACCCGGGCGCGGAAAATGCCGAGCTCGAGGCCAGGGCCCGCGGTCAGGGCATCCTGACGCTCAATGCCTGCACCCTGGTGATGTTGAATACAGGACAATTCTGAGCCGCCTGCCTTTGTTTTTGTCAGGGGAAGGCGGCGAAGCCCCGGCGCCTTGATTCACTTCTCCCCAATCGCGCAGCGATTGGGGAGAAGTGAATCAGCCGGGGTTGAGCCGACGAAGCGGTCAAATCAATGATGCGATACTCTTTATTTTTTATTTTATTTCTTTCCCTTTGCGCCCCTTCTCCGGCCGCTGCCGCGGACAACCCGGTCTCTGATCTTTTTCGGAGCAATGTGGATTCGATCGTGCTGGTCGGGTCTGTCCAGAAACGAAAAAAGGACAACCGCTCCGGCAGCGGATTTTTTGTCAGCGAAGACGGGCTGATTTTAACAAACTATCATTTGATCCAGAACGCGCGCAAGATCGCCGTGAAGACCAGCGACGGCCATGTTCACACCAAGGTCGCGGTCGCCCAGGTGGACCCGGAAAGGGACATCGCTCTCCTGAAGATTCCCGGGCGCGGGTTCCCGGCCGTGCAGTTGGGCAATAGCCAGGGACTGGAGATCGGACAGCGGGTGGTGACCATCGGCAATCCCCAGGGGTTGGAGCAGACCGTGGCCGACGGCCTGGTGAGCGCCTGGAGGGACGTGGACGACGAGCTGCGGCTCATCCAGATCAGCGTGCCGCTTTCCGGCGGAAGCAGCGGCGGGCCCTTGTTCGACCTGGAGGGCCGGGCCGTGGGTGTGGCCACGGCGTCGCTGTCCGGCGGGCAGAACCTGAATTTTGCCGTCCCCATCAATTACGCGAAACCGTTGATCCGCCGGGCCCAGTCGGCGGACGATTTTGAGTTTTACGTCGTCCAGCCCAAGGACACGCTGTTCAGCCTGTCCCGCCGTTTCCGGACCACGGTCAACGAGATCATGGCCTTGAACCGCCTGGCGAACGCGCAGATCTATACCGGACAGAAGATCAAAATCCCCCAGGGCGACTGACGCCGCTCTTGCCGTTGTTTTTTTATCCCGCTTTCCTCCCCGATTCCCCTCATCTGAAATCCTGTGTTCTTTTTAAGGAGGGGTACTATGGACACATCCGCACCCGGCACATCCATCCGTCACTGGCCCGAACAGGACCGACCCCGGGAGAAACTTTTCCGCCTGGGAGAACAAAAACTCTCCGATTCCGAACTGCTGGCCATCCTGTTGAATTCCGGCGGGCGGGGGTTCAGCGCGCTGGACCTGTCCCGCCGGGTCCTGGCTCGCTTTAAGTCGTTCCGGAACATGGCCGGCCTGGACGCGGGGGAGTGCCAGGATATCCGCGGCCTGGGGATGACCAAGATCGCGAGGATCCGGGCGGCCATCGAGATCGGCCGCAGGTTCCGCAGTGAGGCGTCCGACGGCCGGCCTCTGAAGATCGGATCGTCCCGGGAAGCGGCCGAGGTCCTCATGCCTCGGATGCGAGACCTGAAAAAGGAGGTCTTCACCGTTATTTTTTTGAACAGCCGGCACCGGGTGATCGAAATGGCCGATGTGGAAGAGGGCACGGTGAACAGCGCCGCGCCGATGGTCCGCGAGATCTTCCAATTGGCGCTCCAGCGGTTCGCCGTGTCCCTCATCTGTGCCCATAACCATCCTTCCGGCGATATCACGCCGAGCGCCCAGGACAGGGAGTTCACGTTAAAGATCCGGGCCGCCGGAGAAGCCCTGGGGGTCAAGGTCCTTGACCACATCATTGTCGGCGACAATGCCTATTACAGTTTTGCGGATGAGGGGGGTGTGTAAAAAGACATTCGGAACAGGACGAAGCGAGGGTTTTGTTTTATACTAATATCAGTGCGTTCAGGCACATCCTATGGCTCGCAAAGGCAAACAAGTCGTCTGGCACAAAAAGAAGGGGAAGATGATCCCGTCTGTCTTTCTCAAACCTCATGGCTCGGCCGCGGCGTCCGCGCCGTCCCCGCCCGCCTCCGCTGGCCAGGCGGACCGCCGCAAGACGTTCGCCGCGAAATTTCTCAAAGAGATCAAGCGTGCCGCGTCCGATCAGACACCCGAGGGGGGAAGCCATGGCTAAGTTCCGTGTTGTGATAGCGGCTGTTTGTTTTTTGATCACGGGTTTCACGACGGATATTCATGCGACGGCCCTTTCCGGCCCGACCTGCCAGGCCCAGGCGGAGATACTGGAGGTCGGCAGCGAAAAAAGAACGGCTACTGGGGCCAACGGAGAAGCGCGGGAGTATGATGTCCCATATGTGAAGATGAGCGTCCTCAAATTGCAGCCGACCTTGCTCAATGGCTATTGCGGCATGTTGCGGCTCGGGCAGGTCGTCAAGACCAATGGCGGAAGTTCTCCGGATTCCTTGAAAGCCGGGCAGATCATCGAGGCCGGTGTGGAAGCCGCGGCCGCCATGGGGCCGGAAGGGGTGATTCCGTTTCTTCAGTGGCAGCCCATCCGTTTCCTGGAATCGCGCGGGGAGGCCCCTTTGCCGCGCCATTTTCATCTCCAGTCCGAAGCTCTGGACGGCGGCGTTGACGCCGGGAACAATCCGTAATTCCTGTTTCCATCAGATCCTTGTCCAACGACGGTCCATTTGAGTGGAAAAACAAAAATACGATACGCTCATCCATCGCCTGCAGGAATTCGCCGAGAAAAATCCCGGGGGATATAAGGTCCGGGTTTTGCTCCTGGGCGTCCTCGGGTATGCCTATCTTCTTTTCATCCTGTTGTTTCTGGCGGCCGCGATCGCGGCGGGGAGCTATTTTCTGTTCCAAAATCGGCATGGCCGCGGCCTCACGTTCCAGCTCCTGATTTTTGTGGGCGGGCTTGCGTTCATTGTCCTGAGGTCCTTGTGGATTCACACGCCGCCGCCCTGGGGATATTACCTGAAACGCGAGGAGGCTCCCCTGCTTTTCGACATGCTGGAGGACATCTGCCGCCGGTTGAAATGCCCCAGGCCCGACGCCGTTGTTCTCGACGGGCAATTCAACGCCAGCATTTACCAGATCCCCCGGCTGGGAATCTTCGGCTGGTATAAAAATACCCTGTGCCTGGGATTGCCGCTGCTTGCGGCCATGTCGCCGGATGAATTCCGCTCGGTGGTCGCCCATGAGTTTGGGCACCTTGCCTCGTCCCACGGGAAGGCGGGAACGTGGATCTACCGGATCCGCGAGTCCTGGATCCGCCTGGTGGAGACCCTCCAGCACCAGGAGCACTTCGGCAGTTTTCTGTTCGCCCCGTTTTTCAACTGGTACCTGCCGTTCTTCAATGCCTATTCGTTTGTCCTGGCCCGCCAGCACGAGTATCAGGCGGATTCCTTTGCCGGGGACATCGCGGGCCGCAATGCCGCGGCCTCAGCCCTGTCCAACCTGGCCGTGCAGGGGGAATACATCGAACGCGTGTTTTGGCCGTCGGTCTACGGCCGCGTCACGCAGTCGGATTCCCCTCCGGACAATGTCTTCTCCGACCTTGACCGGAAGCTGGAGGAAAAGGCCTACCAGGAGAAGGAAAAGATTTATTTGAGGCAGGCCTTCAATCTCCAGACGCACACCTCCGACACCCATCCCAGTTTGCGGGACCGGCTCAAGGCACTGGGATACCAGGTCCTGGACGCCGGATCGCTGTCGGATCTGCGCATCAAGAACGTGCGGGTCTGCGCCGGCGAGGAGATGCTCGGCAAGGAATCCTGGGAGAAGATGATCACGGAATTCGACCGGAAATGGAAAGAGGACATGGCCGCCGACTGGAAGGCCCGGCACGAGTTCGTCCAGACCAAACTCAAGGAGATCGGGGAGCTGGACACGAAAGCCGCGGGCGGGACGCTCCGCCGCCAGGATTTGTGGAAGAGGGCTTTGCTGATCTACGACATTCAGGGCCCCGAACATGCGGCGGCCGCGCTGCGGGACGTTCTCAAAGTTGCGCCCGATCACCGGGAAGCGAATTTCCGGCTGGGCCTTATTTTGTCCGACGCGGACGATCCGGATTGCGTGCCTCTTTTGGAAAAAGCCATGGCTATCAATCCGTTTTATATTTTTACGTGCTGCGGGAACCTGGTATTTTTTCATGAGAGGCGGGGGGAATACGGGAAGGCCAAGGATTATGACCGGAAGATGGACGAGATGGACTCGGCCATCGCCAAGGCGAGTGATGAACGCCGGTATCAGTCCGGCATGACGATCGAGGCGCACGGCCTGTCCGATGAAAAGGTCGCGTATATCCGCGAGCAGCTCGAAGGATTTCAAGATGATATCGACAGGGCGTATCTGGTGAAAAAGAAAGTGAAAGTTTTCCCGGACCAGCCGTTTGTCATTCTGGCGGTGAAAACGTACTCGCCGTGGTTCCGATACCGGCCCGGCGGGTTCCAGGAACAGGTTGCGCAGCGGCTGGCCGATCAAATCGATTTTGACCTGGATCGCGGCATGGCGATCGTGGTGGTGGAAGACGCGAAATGCCTCGGGGCCGCGCGCAAGATCTCCGGGTCGCTTGTTTTCAGGCGCGGGAAACCAGGGAAAGGATGATGCCGGAGATGAAAACGGCGATGGGGGTCTTTCTTTTTGTCCTGGCCGCGGGGGCTGTGTCCCGGGCGGATACGGTCATCCTCACGTCCGGCCGGAGCGTCAATGGCGTGATCCTTGAAAAGACCTCCGATTTTGTGAAGATCGATTATCAGGGCGTTCCGGTCACGTTTTACAGCGATGAAGTGAAGCGCGTCGAGGAGGGAGCCCTGGCCGGAAACGCGGAAACGATTGTGTCCCCCGAGGCGCAGGCACCGCGGCCCTCCTTGGAGGAAACGGCTGTTGTCCGGTTTCCTGAGGGGGGCGTTCCGCCTGACGATTCGTCGCTGGACCGCGTTTATGAAGACAATGTCGATGCCACCGTGCTTGTGAAAGCTGTCCGGGGCAACGGGCAATATGTGGGCAGCGGATTTGTGGCGGCCCCGGGGCGGGTGGTCACCAATTTTCACGTTGTCGCCGGAGCGGAACTCATCAGGGTGGAATTCCGTGACGGCAGAAGTTACGAGGCGCAAGGAGTTGTGAGTTATAACGCGGTCCGGGATTATTGCGTTTTGAAGATTTCATCCTATGATCCTGTCCCTATCGCTATGGGAGATTCTGACCGGCTGACGCCCGGCGAAGAGGTCGTGGTCATCGGCTCGCCCGAAGGTCTCCGTTTTTCGTCCTCGCGGGGGATTTACAGCGGGCTGACGGAATTCTGCCGGCTGAAGCACCTGCAGTTCACCGCGCCGATTTCCGCCGGCAACAGCGGAGGCCCGCTGTTGAACCTGAAAGGGGAGGCCGTCGGCATCGTGACGTTCAAGCGCATCGGGACGTCGGGTTACAATTATGCCATTCCGATCAATGAGGTCAAGGGCTCGATCGAGGGCGAGGTCAAAGTGAGCGTGGACGATTTCCGGCAGACGATCAGCCGCGCGTATGAATTGTTCGGAGAGGCGCAGACGGCCTATTTTGCGGGCGATCTGGATTCCGCCATCACGTCGGCGAAAGAGGCCGTGGCCGCGGACCCGGAATACCTGGAAGCCCTTTATGGATTGGGAGAGCTCTACATCGCCGCCAACCGGACAGAGGAGGCCCTGGAGGTCTGGGCGCGCCTCACGCAGGAAGACCCCAACAACGTCGAAGCCAGGGTCAACCTGGCGGTCAGCCAATTTCAGAAGGGGATGTGGGAGGCGGCGGCGAACGGGTTTGAGGCCGCCCTGGCGCTGGATCCGGGCCGGGTGGAAGCCCTCGACAATCTGGGCGTGGCGTATGCCCGGCTGAAGCGCTATGACAAGGCCGTTGAAACGCACCAGAAAGCGGTGGAGGCCAACCGGGATTATGCCCCGGGACATTATAATCTGGCCACGGCCTACTACAATACCGGGCGGTACGACCTGGCGGTTCAGCATTGCGACCGGGCCGCCCGGCTGGGATATCCGGTCCCCGGGGAATTTTTGGAACTGCTCAAGCCTTATCGATAGACGCCGGTCCCGGGATAGTGCAGATTTGCTTTGAAATCTCCCGCGCGAGCCCTATAATTGAACAGAAAGGGTTTTCGTTTTCACCTCACTTCCTATGCGATTGATTCGATTCCTTGCCCTGTCCGCATTATTCGGACTCTCCGGTTTTATGGTCCAGGCGGAAACCGTCCTCCTGACGGATGAGGCCGAGAACATTTTCAAGGCGCACAAGGCCCATGTCTTTCAGATCCGGGTGATCGACCTGAGTTCAGGGAAAAAGTCCACCACGGGGTCCGGCTTTGTGTTCTCATCCGAAGGGCACGTGGCCACGAATTATCACGTGGTTTCCGACGCCGTGCACAAGCCCGGCCAGTACCGCATCGAATACCTGGATGACGGCGGCCAGTCCGGGCCCCTGGAGCTCCTGGACGTGGACGTGATCCATGACCTAGCGGTCCTGAAAGGCCATTTCCCGCAGGCGACCCATATCGCGCTCGGGGAGTCGTCGTTCTCCAAAGGCGCCAAGATTTTTTCCATGGGAAACCCTTATGATCTCGGCATGACGATCATCGAGGGGACCTACAACGGGCTGATGGAAAAGAGCCTGTACCCCAAGATCCTGTTCTCGGGTTCGCTCAACCCCGGGATGAGCGGAGGTCCCGCCCTGGACCATAGCAGCAAGATCATCGGGATCAATGTCTCCACCGGCGGCAACGCCCTGAGCTTCCTTGTCCCCGTCGAATACCTCAAAAAACTTTACGGCCACGCGAAGTCCCGGCAGGTCCCGCCCTTGTCCAGAAAGAATGTGTACATCGAGGAGCAGCTCCTGGCACACCAGGACGAATACCTGCCCCAACTGCTGGCCGCGCCCTGGAACACGGTGCCGTTCGGCGAGACCGTGGTGCCGGCGGAGATCTCGAATATTTTCAAATGCTGGGGCAAGACCGAGGATGAGGAGCATATGTTGTATACCAAATCTTCGCTGTACTGCGCCATGGACGATTACAT
Protein-coding regions in this window:
- a CDS encoding chloride channel protein — encoded protein: MILIPAVGGLLVGPLVTHFAPEAKGHGVPEVLKAIAIKRGKIRPVVVIVKALASILSLGSGASVGREGPIVQVGAAIGSTAAQVLGLNLMRTKNLIACGAAAGIAAVFNAPIAGVMFASEVILRDFSVNNLRTIVVAAVSASIISHSFLGEFPAFSVPPYRLQSPWEIIVYLILGVLSAFAAVAFIWSLHKSEAFWERVKSPGWCKPALGGLLVGLIGVYFPQVFSSGFSTIEDALHGNVPLFLLLMLIFLKIAATAISIGSGSSGGVFAPALFIGAVLGGSVGRLLSHSVAFPMENSGAYALVGMACVFAACAHAPVTAILIVFEMTSNYHLILPIMAAVVVATSVSQFLHRDSIYTVKLKQQGIDIGFLEEARILGGLQVGDAMGQDFETALNTLPAQELIAKFSSRTGKTVFVTDAKGNITGMIDYQEVQRFLFEDNIQMILVDDVALPVRERCFATDPLSDAALQMASSHVSHLPVMDPETPTKVVGVLHSEDILRVYSNEILRRTEIEHRAGLEGTLPEDVTTVPFVISPSSQLVNKLIRDVDLPPGIRFNSVKRGKKLLIPHGEMPLCAKDRIWAVLPLAQREDFQRWLKLQERPSVEKSSG
- a CDS encoding MFS transporter translates to MPPSSEQVRKSLRASLWDGVFTSGMVGFTQDYFIPFLLLLGAPAKYVALLSSLPNFVAALVQLKSPDITEHCGSRKKIINLFVFLQAAVLLPMAFTAFCGGTHPMAFILMVTVFTAAGAFATPAWGSLMSDLVPEKKRGEYFGWRNKILGFVVVGMSFTAGAVLHEIDKINIFYGFAAIYACASLFRFVSWYFLTRMYEPPQQHRKEHYFNIVMFLARIRESNFAKFVLFVAMLNFSVNLASPFFPVLMLRELHFNYLLFSVVTVSATLTIYLLMGRWGRLADQVGNLKVLRFTAPIIAMIPFWWIINRHPAFLIVAQIVSGFAWAGFNLCASNFIYDAVTPEKRTRCIAYFNVLNGLALCAGALLGGFLLDRLPPLMGYKILALFAVSGCLRMAVALLMPPLIKEVRTVQKISSERLFFSMIGMRPLLGIERKTIQYEG
- a CDS encoding LOG family protein; protein product: MTTPKTGSPSPSKFQKSYENVNFLKSAQARLIRVLCEMIEPEARFRQHKIRDTVVMFGSARTLPKEIAQQKLKQVEALAAERRNPSAEIKQQVEDAKSAVKLSRYYDDAVKLAEKITRWSNDLADPCYRFIVCSGGGPGIMEAANRGAHQAGGPTIGLNISLPFEQVPNPYQTRDISFEFHYFFIRKFWFFYMAKALIVFPGGFGTLDEFFELLTIVQTKKSKKYMPIVLYGKDYWNDILDFQAMQRWGVISKEDLDLFRVFDDVDSAFKYLTEELTRLYLKKKA